GTCGCCGGCGAACAGGACCGGGGCCCAGCCCAGCAGGAGGTACAACGGGGCGTTGGCCCAGCGCGGCGCGTCGACCCAGAAGATCTTGAACAGGATCCCGAGCAGGGCCCCGCCCCACATCGTGCCGAGCAGGATGGCTGCGCGCTCCTGCGACAGCAGCATCAGCGCGAACGGGGTGCTGGAGCCCGCGATCAGGACGAAGATGTTGGCGTGGTCGACCCGCTTCAGCAACCGCTTGCGCTCGGGTGACCATCGGCCGGTGTGGTAGACCGCGCTGGACGTGAAGAGCAGCAGCGCGCTCACCATGTAGACCGCGACGCCGAACCGTTCACGGGTCGTCTCGGCGAGGACCAGCATCGCGAGGAACGTGAAGAAGGCCAGGGGTG
Above is a genomic segment from Aeromicrobium chenweiae containing:
- the trhA gene encoding PAQR family membrane homeostasis protein TrhA, which produces MSHAEQVPSAVHDQLVDTVAEIKPRLRGWLHAATAPLAFFTFLAMLVLAETTRERFGVAVYMVSALLLFTSSAVYHTGRWSPERKRLLKRVDHANIFVLIAGSSTPFALMLLSQERAAILLGTMWGGALLGILFKIFWVDAPRWANAPLYLLLGWAPVLFAGDFIAAASPAVLSLLAAGGLLYTAGAVVYGTKRPDPAPTFFGYHEVFHSLTIAAFAAHCIGVGVLLRTQG